In Flavobacterium sp. CS20, a single window of DNA contains:
- the ung gene encoding uracil-DNA glycosylase, which yields MKVNIETHWKKILKDEFQKPYFQNLVEFVKDEYQQYICYPKGKDIFKAFELCPFPKVKVVILGQDPYHGPGQAHGLCFSVPDGVSKPPSLENIFKSIQQDLGKEIPNSGDLSSWAKQGVLLLNATLTVRAHQAGSHQNKGWESFTNTVISKLSENHENLVFMLWGGFAKRKSTLIDKQKHLVLTSGHPSPLSANRGYWFGHKHFSEANNYLLENNKSTIEW from the coding sequence ATGAAGGTTAATATTGAAACCCATTGGAAAAAAATATTAAAAGATGAATTCCAAAAGCCTTATTTTCAAAATTTAGTTGAGTTTGTTAAAGATGAATATCAACAATACATTTGTTACCCTAAAGGTAAAGATATTTTTAAGGCTTTTGAATTATGCCCTTTTCCAAAGGTGAAAGTTGTGATTTTAGGACAAGATCCTTACCATGGTCCAGGTCAAGCTCATGGGCTTTGTTTTTCTGTACCTGATGGTGTAAGTAAACCACCATCGTTAGAAAATATTTTTAAATCCATACAACAAGATTTAGGAAAAGAGATTCCCAATAGCGGTGATTTGTCATCTTGGGCCAAACAAGGGGTTTTGTTGTTGAATGCAACCTTGACGGTTCGAGCTCATCAAGCAGGAAGCCATCAAAACAAAGGTTGGGAAAGCTTTACTAATACAGTAATTTCAAAACTGTCTGAAAATCATGAAAATTTAGTCTTTATGCTTTGGGGCGGTTTTGCAAAGAGAAAATCTACATTAATTGACAAACAGAAACATTTGGTTTTGACTTCAGGGCATCCATCGCCTTTAAGTGCTAATAGAGGCTATTGGTTTGGTCATAAGCACTTTAGCGAAGCCAATAATTATTTGTTAGAAAACAATAAGTCGACCATAGAGTGGTAG
- the gldG gene encoding gliding motility-associated ABC transporter substrate-binding protein GldG, which produces MNIFFKRFIIYILLLIVFNLISYHIYQRFDFTSDQRFTLSDVSLNYIDKIDKPLNITVFLKGEMSGEFKRLQRETQYILEEFNIKNPLIKFKLVNPVGENDDPQQVGNTFYQNGMMPENLSVMKKGKLTKTIIFPWAIVKYNHKQMPVHLLNKTLNASVEDMITASIQNLEYAFTDAILKLSRKRSKKIAVIRSKGELEDRYLTDFLTEVNDYYLIAPFSLDSVQNHPGKVLKQLNSFDAIIEAKPTKPFTEKEIYVLDQYIMQGGSALWMTETVNIEKDSLKKSSSAIALPRDLNLLNLFFRYGVRLNYEIINDVFSAPIYLSTGEAENTQLNPYPWFYEPLVEPKIKHPIVSNLNAVKFEFANSIDTLKNDIKKTVLLQSSRLSKSEGTPREVSLDQINIKPQPEMYPVGNFPLAVLLEGKFTSVFKNRIAPFDYKNHKDTGIFTRQIIISDGDIAKNEIQRGKPLSLGFDRFTGETYGNKRFLINALNYMLGDKDLVLLRNKKINIPSLDATKIQANGVYWQGLNIGIGIILILVFGLGILWYRKAKLR; this is translated from the coding sequence ATGAATATATTTTTCAAACGCTTTATCATTTATATCCTTTTGTTGATAGTTTTCAACCTGATTTCTTATCATATCTATCAGCGTTTCGATTTTACTTCAGATCAACGCTTTACACTTTCAGATGTGAGTCTTAATTATATAGATAAAATAGATAAACCATTGAATATCACAGTGTTTCTGAAAGGTGAAATGAGTGGAGAATTTAAAAGACTGCAACGCGAAACTCAATATATTTTAGAAGAATTTAATATTAAAAACCCTCTCATCAAATTTAAACTTGTCAATCCAGTTGGAGAAAACGATGATCCACAGCAAGTTGGTAACACTTTTTATCAAAATGGAATGATGCCAGAAAACCTGAGTGTCATGAAAAAAGGAAAATTGACAAAAACCATAATTTTTCCTTGGGCAATTGTCAAATATAACCATAAACAAATGCCTGTTCATTTGCTTAACAAGACTTTGAATGCCAGTGTAGAAGATATGATTACTGCTTCAATACAAAACTTAGAATATGCATTTACGGATGCAATACTGAAACTAAGTAGAAAGCGAAGTAAAAAAATTGCGGTTATCAGAAGCAAAGGCGAATTAGAAGATAGATATCTAACCGATTTTTTAACTGAAGTTAATGATTATTATTTAATAGCACCTTTTTCTCTTGATTCTGTTCAAAATCATCCTGGCAAAGTCTTAAAACAGTTAAATTCATTTGACGCTATTATTGAAGCTAAACCCACTAAACCATTCACAGAGAAAGAAATCTATGTGTTAGATCAATACATCATGCAAGGTGGCAGTGCGTTATGGATGACAGAAACCGTTAATATTGAAAAAGATAGTTTGAAGAAATCCAGTTCGGCAATTGCGTTACCTAGAGATTTAAACTTATTAAATTTATTTTTTAGATATGGTGTGAGATTAAATTATGAAATCATTAATGATGTATTTTCTGCACCGATATATCTCTCAACAGGAGAAGCCGAAAATACACAACTAAATCCTTACCCATGGTTTTATGAACCTCTTGTAGAACCTAAAATTAAACACCCTATTGTCAGCAATTTAAATGCTGTAAAATTTGAATTTGCTAATAGTATTGATACATTAAAAAACGATATCAAAAAAACGGTTTTACTTCAAAGCTCTAGACTCTCAAAAAGCGAAGGAACACCGAGAGAAGTTAGTCTTGATCAAATTAATATTAAACCCCAACCTGAAATGTATCCCGTTGGTAATTTCCCCTTAGCCGTTTTGCTTGAAGGTAAATTTACTTCAGTTTTTAAAAACCGTATTGCTCCATTTGATTATAAAAATCATAAAGATACAGGTATATTTACTCGTCAAATTATAATATCTGATGGCGATATTGCCAAAAATGAAATACAAAGAGGAAAACCTTTAAGCTTAGGTTTTGATCGTTTTACGGGAGAAACTTATGGCAATAAACGGTTTTTGATAAACGCACTAAACTATATGTTAGGTGATAAAGATTTGGTTCTTTTAAGAAATAAAAAAATCAATATCCCTAGTTTAGATGCCACAAAAATACAAGCCAATGGCGTGTACTGGCAAGGTTTGAATATTGGCATTGGTATAATTTTAATCCTTGTTTTTGGACTTGGCATTTTGTGGTATAGAAAAGCAAAATTGCGATGA
- a CDS encoding S-adenosyl-l-methionine hydroxide adenosyltransferase family protein, with translation MPIITLTTDFGLKDHSVAAVKGALYSEIEDTVVIDISHQISPFNIIEATYIIKNAYHNFPEGSIHIIGVDAELTPENKHIAVYLDNHYFICANNGIVSLITSEIKPDKIVEINIHKTLDTSFTVLDIFVKVAGHILRGGKLEIIGKPIETLKQIKYIEPQINALENQLIGHVVYIDNFGNVITNIKKTFFEPLVKGRKFVISVRHVEFKEIYETYSDAINFDLPPQKRGDSGKKIAIFNASGYLELAIYKSNPHRTGGASSLLGLDMMDTITINFYDD, from the coding sequence ATGCCTATCATAACACTAACTACAGATTTTGGATTAAAAGATCACTCCGTAGCCGCTGTTAAAGGTGCTTTGTATTCAGAAATAGAAGATACTGTTGTTATAGATATTTCACATCAAATTTCCCCGTTTAATATTATAGAAGCGACTTATATCATTAAAAATGCCTACCACAATTTTCCAGAAGGAAGTATTCATATCATAGGTGTTGATGCCGAATTAACACCAGAAAATAAACACATAGCCGTATATTTAGACAATCATTATTTCATTTGTGCCAACAATGGTATAGTTTCCTTAATCACTTCTGAAATCAAGCCAGATAAAATAGTTGAAATCAATATTCACAAAACTTTAGATACCAGCTTTACAGTTTTAGATATTTTTGTAAAAGTAGCAGGACATATTTTAAGAGGTGGTAAATTAGAAATTATTGGTAAGCCAATAGAAACTTTAAAACAAATAAAATATATAGAACCACAAATTAATGCTCTTGAAAATCAGCTTATCGGTCATGTTGTTTATATTGATAATTTTGGGAATGTTATTACTAATATTAAAAAGACTTTCTTTGAACCTTTAGTTAAAGGTCGTAAATTTGTTATAAGCGTTAGGCATGTTGAATTTAAAGAAATTTATGAAACCTATAGCGATGCTATAAATTTTGATTTACCACCCCAAAAAAGAGGTGACTCAGGAAAAAAAATAGCCATATTTAACGCTTCGGGATATTTAGAGTTAGCTATTTATAAAAGCAATCCTCATCGAACAGGTGGGGCATCATCTCTGCTTGGACTTGATATGATGGATACTATAACAATAAACTTTTATGATGATTAA
- a CDS encoding thiol-disulfide oxidoreductase DCC family protein, translated as MNKDPELPKGKHIVLFDGVCNFCNNSVRFIIKHDKKDLYRFASLQSQLGQSLTKSRGIDTQKIDSIILIQPGEAYYIKSNATLEIAKNLNSFYPILSVFVYLPRGFRDFFYDFIAHNRYKWFGKKETCPMPKPEEQDKFLEV; from the coding sequence ATGAACAAAGACCCTGAATTACCTAAAGGAAAACACATTGTTTTATTTGATGGGGTTTGCAATTTTTGTAACAACTCCGTTCGATTTATCATAAAACACGACAAAAAGGATTTGTATCGGTTTGCCTCATTACAATCTCAACTCGGACAATCACTTACTAAATCTCGAGGTATTGATACCCAAAAAATAGATTCTATCATCCTAATTCAGCCTGGTGAAGCTTATTATATCAAATCTAATGCGACTCTTGAAATTGCTAAAAATTTAAACTCTTTCTACCCTATTCTTTCTGTTTTTGTCTATTTACCTCGTGGGTTTAGAGATTTTTTTTACGACTTTATCGCTCACAATCGCTACAAATGGTTCGGCAAAAAAGAAACTTGCCCGATGCCCAAGCCTGAAGAACAAGACAAGTTTCTGGAAGTTTGA
- a CDS encoding AraC family transcriptional regulator codes for MSLIKPEFEKIESPFGSSIVYRQFSKHVENVKPFWHYHPELEIVYVNGGTGRRQIGSHISYYRNGDLIFIGSNLPHCGLTDKLTNNKRETVLQMSPDLLSQAFFDIPEMSFMSGLLERAKRGLVFHGESKRNIGQMIEDMNDMNYFERIVYLFKVFKAMDEAENYTILNVEEFTLETSTKESEKINMIFNYVKEHYTQNISLEEIADIASMTVPAFCRYFKKRTRKTFTEFVNEYRIAHAAKLLHEKQMSISEVCYDSGFNNLSHFNKLFKAFFGKTPSVYREELKFLVT; via the coding sequence ATGAGTTTGATTAAACCAGAATTTGAAAAAATAGAATCTCCTTTTGGAAGTTCAATAGTTTATAGGCAATTTTCAAAGCACGTAGAAAACGTCAAACCTTTTTGGCATTATCATCCTGAATTGGAAATTGTATATGTCAATGGCGGTACAGGTCGAAGGCAAATAGGAAGTCACATTTCTTATTATAGAAATGGCGATTTAATATTTATTGGTTCTAATTTGCCACACTGTGGTTTAACGGACAAATTGACTAACAATAAGCGGGAAACCGTGTTGCAAATGTCGCCAGATTTACTAAGTCAAGCATTTTTTGACATTCCTGAAATGTCTTTTATGTCGGGACTTTTAGAGCGTGCAAAAAGAGGTTTAGTGTTTCACGGCGAGTCAAAACGCAACATCGGTCAGATGATAGAAGATATGAATGATATGAATTATTTTGAACGCATTGTGTACTTGTTCAAAGTTTTTAAAGCTATGGATGAAGCTGAAAATTATACCATTCTCAATGTTGAAGAGTTTACTTTAGAAACTTCGACTAAAGAAAGCGAAAAAATCAATATGATATTTAATTATGTCAAAGAACATTACACCCAAAACATCAGTCTTGAGGAAATTGCCGACATTGCCAGTATGACGGTGCCTGCCTTTTGTCGGTATTTTAAAAAAAGAACCCGAAAAACATTTACAGAATTTGTCAATGAATACCGAATTGCTCACGCGGCTAAACTTTTGCACGAAAAACAAATGAGTATCTCTGAAGTTTGTTACGATAGTGGATTTAATAACCTATCGCATTTCAACAAGCTCTTTAAAGCTTTTTTTGGAAAAACACCATCGGTTTATCGTGAGGAACTCAAATTTTTAGTAACTTAA
- the gldF gene encoding gliding motility-associated ABC transporter permease subunit GldF — MFAILKKEFFSFFSSILGILVILVFLIVSGLTLWVFDTPYNIYNVAYADLTLFFELVPWVFLFLIPGICMKSFSEEQRQGTLELLLTKPVSINQLIFGKYLGALALSIIAIIPTLIYILSIYNLSKTPENIDFGAIVASYFGLFLLIKVYTAIGIFSSTLSHNQLVAFIVAVVICLFVYYGFYALSSSGIFGVDIFIFEYLSLKFHYKSMMRGVLDTRDIFYFLSMWLFFMILTQWRLKTLKI; from the coding sequence ATGTTTGCAATTTTAAAAAAAGAGTTCTTTAGTTTTTTTAGCTCAATCTTGGGCATTTTAGTCATATTAGTTTTTTTAATTGTTAGCGGTTTAACTTTGTGGGTTTTTGATACACCTTATAATATTTATAATGTCGCTTATGCCGATTTGACTTTGTTTTTTGAGTTGGTACCGTGGGTGTTTTTGTTTTTAATTCCAGGTATTTGTATGAAGAGTTTTTCAGAAGAACAACGCCAAGGCACTTTAGAATTATTACTTACAAAACCTGTGAGCATCAATCAGCTAATTTTTGGAAAATATTTAGGAGCTTTGGCTTTAAGCATAATCGCAATTATACCGACATTGATTTATATACTGAGTATTTACAACCTCTCTAAAACTCCTGAAAATATTGATTTTGGTGCTATTGTCGCTTCATACTTTGGTTTGTTTCTTTTAATCAAGGTTTACACAGCCATAGGTATTTTTTCTTCTACATTAAGTCATAACCAATTAGTGGCTTTTATAGTGGCTGTAGTGATATGTCTTTTTGTTTACTATGGGTTTTATGCCTTATCAAGTTCTGGAATTTTTGGGGTTGATATTTTTATTTTTGAATATTTAAGCCTAAAGTTTCATTATAAATCTATGATGCGAGGCGTCTTAGATACCAGAGATATATTTTACTTCTTGTCGATGTGGTTGTTTTTTATGATACTCACTCAATGGCGTTTAAAAACTTTAAAAATATAA
- the prfB gene encoding peptide chain release factor 2 (programmed frameshift), which translates to MSYQEKISDLKKRLTALNQYLDLDQKKIEIANKEEKTLTPGFWDNPQEAQSLMQEINELKSWVDGYNNIKQNIEELEVLVELYNDGDASEKDIDKQYQNIKSSLEALEFKNMLSGESDKLTAVLQITAGAGGTESCDWAEMLMRMYMRWAERKGYKLKELNYQEGDVAGVKTVTIEIEGQYAFGWLKGENGVHRLVRISPFDSNAKRHTSFASVYVYPLIDKSINIEINPADISWDFARSSGAGGQNVNKVETKAILTHHPTGIVVTNSETRSQLENREKAMQMLKSQLYEIEIQKQQAERKEIESDKKSIEWGSQIRNYVMHPYKLVKDVRTNHETANVDRVLDGEIDDFLKSYLMMTGQPKEKDTL; encoded by the exons ATGTCTTACCAAGAAAAAATAAGCGATTTAAAAAAAAGACTAACGGCCTTAAACCAATATCTT GACTTAGATCAAAAAAAAATTGAAATAGCTAACAAAGAAGAAAAAACCCTGACGCCAGGGTTTTGGGATAACCCACAAGAAGCTCAATCATTAATGCAAGAAATCAACGAGCTAAAGTCTTGGGTTGATGGCTACAACAACATCAAACAAAATATAGAAGAGCTTGAAGTTTTAGTAGAGCTTTACAACGATGGCGATGCTTCAGAAAAAGATATTGATAAGCAATACCAAAACATAAAATCTAGTTTAGAAGCCTTAGAATTTAAAAATATGCTTTCTGGAGAAAGCGATAAACTCACAGCTGTTTTGCAAATAACTGCTGGAGCAGGCGGTACCGAAAGTTGTGATTGGGCTGAAATGCTTATGCGAATGTATATGCGTTGGGCAGAAAGAAAAGGCTATAAGCTTAAAGAATTAAACTATCAAGAAGGTGATGTTGCTGGCGTAAAAACAGTAACTATAGAAATTGAAGGTCAATATGCTTTTGGTTGGTTGAAAGGAGAAAATGGCGTACACAGATTAGTAAGAATTTCACCATTTGATAGCAATGCCAAACGCCATACTTCATTTGCTTCTGTGTATGTTTATCCACTTATAGACAAAAGCATCAATATTGAAATTAATCCAGCCGATATAAGTTGGGATTTTGCAAGATCTAGTGGAGCTGGTGGTCAGAACGTCAATAAAGTTGAAACTAAAGCTATTTTAACCCATCATCCAACAGGTATTGTGGTTACCAATTCAGAAACGCGCTCGCAATTAGAAAATCGAGAAAAAGCTATGCAAATGTTGAAGTCTCAACTCTATGAAATTGAAATTCAAAAACAACAAGCAGAACGAAAAGAAATAGAATCAGACAAAAAATCTATTGAATGGGGTTCACAAATTAGAAATTATGTCATGCATCCATACAAACTGGTCAAAGACGTAAGAACTAACCACGAAACCGCAAATGTAGATCGGGTTTTAGATGGTGAAATTGATGACTTTTTAAAATCTTATTTAATGATGACAGGACAACCAAAAGAAAAAGACACCTTATAA
- a CDS encoding putative quinol monooxygenase, with amino-acid sequence MMIKRIVKLEFETKYIEEFQRFFEENKTKIRNFEGCEHLELWQDINDKSRFMTYSYWQSENDLNQYRHSDLFKNVYYKTKAMFAKKPQAWSVNTIVKLN; translated from the coding sequence ATGATGATTAAACGAATTGTAAAACTAGAATTTGAAACAAAATATATAGAAGAATTCCAACGTTTTTTTGAGGAAAATAAAACTAAAATTCGAAATTTTGAGGGTTGCGAACATTTAGAATTATGGCAAGATATCAATGATAAATCTAGGTTTATGACCTATAGTTATTGGCAATCTGAAAACGACTTGAACCAATACAGGCATTCAGATTTGTTCAAAAATGTTTACTATAAAACCAAAGCGATGTTTGCAAAAAAACCACAAGCTTGGAGTGTAAACACAATTGTGAAATTAAATTAA
- a CDS encoding DNA mismatch repair protein MutS: protein MSQISSKTLDDLEFKEVCLQIKNFCVTELGKHKARNLKPFKTPKKIINALQEVTEYQASQYEDKSIPKHGFDDISTGLKRLSLEGSILEEDSFIKFKNISNTTNDLIDYFKKYQDTYPQLYHKFSKIYYTTTIIDEVNAIINRFGEIKDNASENLSIIRQEIQVNRSKIGSSFTKALSQYQSQGYLADIKESLVENIRTLAVKAMYRRKVNGKVLGQSKTGSIVYIQPESTDIHTRKLLSLIADEAQEKNRILKQLTEKIRPFKNLLKQYTEVLSDLDLVYAKKRYADEINGIMPKISDEKSMFLKDAYHPLLLISNQQTNKKTYPQDIKLNDEQKIVIISGPNAGGKSITLKTVGLLQLMLQSGILILVHEYSQVCFFDNIITDIGDNQSIENQLSTYSYRLKNMCRFLKICNDKTLFLIDEFGTGTDPELGGALAETFLEVFYEKGAYGIITTHYANLKKMATETDGITNANMMFDSQKLQPIFKLKTGEAGSSFTFEVAQKNGIPYSLINRSKKKVERGKLRFDKSIAKLQQERRELNQTKTKFSSKAEQADQEQKRLDAINEKLQKKLEQFQTLYDNNQKMINLGQKLNNMSERYFSHKNKKKLISEFLSLIEKENAKRKNFNKKERLQNKREKARAEKEMLKHIGNIREKKKKEKQKEAQKPPKPKPKLHVGDSVRMHDGKAVGTIDRFEKNKAIVNYGIFTTSVEPDLLEPVKSAK, encoded by the coding sequence ATGTCTCAAATTTCATCAAAAACCTTAGACGATCTTGAATTTAAAGAGGTTTGTTTGCAAATTAAAAATTTTTGTGTTACCGAATTAGGAAAACATAAAGCACGCAATTTAAAACCTTTTAAGACCCCAAAAAAAATTATTAATGCACTTCAAGAAGTTACAGAATATCAAGCCTCGCAATATGAAGACAAAAGCATTCCTAAACATGGTTTTGATGATATATCAACTGGACTAAAACGCCTATCTCTTGAAGGTAGCATTTTAGAAGAAGATTCTTTTATAAAATTCAAAAATATTTCAAATACCACTAATGATTTAATTGATTACTTTAAAAAATATCAGGACACTTACCCTCAACTCTATCATAAATTTTCAAAAATATATTACACCACAACAATAATAGATGAAGTAAATGCTATTATAAATCGTTTTGGCGAAATTAAAGATAACGCTAGCGAAAACTTGTCTATAATTCGACAAGAAATTCAGGTCAATAGAAGCAAAATCGGATCCAGCTTTACAAAAGCTTTAAGCCAATACCAATCTCAGGGTTACTTAGCTGATATTAAAGAAAGTTTGGTTGAAAACATTCGCACATTAGCTGTTAAAGCCATGTATAGACGAAAAGTAAATGGCAAAGTTTTAGGGCAATCAAAAACAGGTAGCATTGTTTATATCCAGCCTGAATCAACTGATATACATACCAGAAAACTATTGAGTTTGATAGCTGATGAGGCACAAGAAAAAAATAGAATTTTAAAACAACTTACCGAAAAAATAAGACCTTTTAAAAACCTGCTTAAACAATACACAGAAGTCTTGAGTGATTTAGATTTAGTTTATGCTAAAAAACGATATGCTGATGAGATAAATGGTATTATGCCTAAAATTTCAGATGAAAAATCTATGTTTTTAAAAGATGCTTATCATCCTTTGCTATTGATATCTAATCAACAAACTAATAAAAAAACTTATCCACAAGATATCAAACTAAATGACGAGCAAAAAATTGTAATCATTTCTGGTCCAAATGCTGGTGGAAAAAGTATCACACTCAAAACTGTTGGTTTACTTCAATTAATGCTTCAAAGTGGCATTTTGATTCTCGTTCACGAATACAGTCAAGTTTGCTTCTTTGATAATATTATAACCGATATTGGCGACAATCAAAGCATAGAAAACCAACTGAGCACCTACAGCTATCGGCTAAAAAATATGTGTAGGTTTCTCAAAATATGTAATGACAAAACCCTATTTCTCATCGATGAGTTTGGCACTGGAACTGACCCTGAGCTCGGCGGTGCTTTGGCTGAAACTTTTTTGGAAGTCTTTTACGAAAAAGGAGCTTATGGCATTATCACCACGCATTATGCTAACTTAAAAAAGATGGCAACCGAAACCGATGGCATAACCAACGCCAATATGATGTTTGACAGCCAAAAGTTACAACCTATATTTAAACTAAAAACAGGAGAAGCTGGCAGTTCGTTTACCTTTGAAGTGGCTCAAAAAAATGGTATTCCTTATAGCCTAATCAATCGGTCTAAGAAAAAAGTAGAACGTGGCAAATTACGCTTTGACAAAAGTATTGCCAAGCTTCAGCAAGAACGAAGAGAACTGAATCAAACCAAGACAAAATTTTCTTCAAAAGCTGAACAAGCAGACCAAGAGCAAAAACGTTTAGATGCAATAAATGAAAAATTACAAAAAAAACTTGAGCAGTTTCAAACCTTGTACGACAACAATCAAAAAATGATTAATCTCGGGCAAAAACTCAATAATATGAGTGAACGCTATTTTAGCCATAAAAATAAGAAAAAACTCATCAGTGAATTTTTATCCTTAATTGAAAAAGAAAACGCCAAACGTAAAAACTTCAACAAAAAAGAGCGTTTACAAAACAAAAGAGAAAAAGCAAGAGCTGAAAAAGAAATGCTCAAGCACATAGGCAACATTCGTGAAAAAAAGAAAAAAGAAAAACAAAAAGAAGCTCAAAAACCACCCAAACCAAAACCAAAATTGCACGTAGGTGACAGCGTAAGAATGCACGACGGTAAGGCTGTTGGAACAATAGATCGCTTTGAAAAAAACAAAGCTATTGTGAATTATGGTATCTTTACAACTTCTGTTGAACCTGATTTATTAGAACCGGTAAAATCTGCAAAATGA